A genomic region of Alicyclobacillus sp. SO9 contains the following coding sequences:
- a CDS encoding cytosine permease translates to MNEAVVRDKSMAEMIEDHALNRVPSNERKSGWWLSWLTMGITSTLVQLLIGSVVTAMAGVGYGILAGICVWLFGGTLGWLVGRISFMEGVSSTVASRFYGLGARGSIIASAIYGFMILGFLALENALLYYGTLFALGWKDTTAHRLLLYGILTVLWIVLTTFGVKLVMRVSSILTIIFLALLLFMVWKAGFTSGVSIGTILSHGALIPNMGGTGSRFMQALVTLAGSAGGLAMVDADYARYAKSSRDVAVMAFAGLFIMDILVVVCGTIIMVGGAGPAAKYIVAHHMAAPGQAKTTVSQLAQNNTGAFFIILSAVVGFILMYAAQIKAQVLNTYSGSLALTNFFDVLFKWRPGRFLMVILGNLIGMGMVFAGILGTINAWLGMLGILTMSFSGVMISDYYWVRKRELAHHSEVESVNLAGVVSVIGASVISYWLQQSHIFPLGFLASLILTMVLYYGLRVAVLKPGMGTSLVQVDMSVREEATE, encoded by the coding sequence GTGAATGAAGCCGTAGTTAGAGACAAATCAATGGCAGAGATGATTGAGGACCATGCACTCAATCGTGTGCCGTCCAATGAAAGAAAGTCTGGATGGTGGCTGTCATGGTTGACGATGGGAATTACCAGTACACTTGTGCAACTGTTGATTGGCAGTGTGGTTACTGCCATGGCCGGTGTAGGGTACGGAATTTTGGCTGGAATTTGTGTATGGCTGTTTGGCGGCACACTGGGGTGGTTGGTTGGACGTATTTCTTTTATGGAGGGCGTCTCCAGCACGGTTGCTTCGCGTTTTTACGGACTGGGGGCACGAGGCTCTATCATCGCGTCAGCAATATACGGGTTTATGATCCTCGGCTTTCTGGCCTTGGAAAATGCACTATTGTACTACGGGACACTGTTTGCCTTAGGTTGGAAAGATACAACGGCTCATAGACTTTTGCTGTATGGGATTCTGACGGTTTTATGGATTGTGCTGACCACCTTCGGAGTGAAGTTGGTTATGAGGGTGTCCTCCATTTTGACCATTATATTTCTTGCACTCCTGCTCTTTATGGTGTGGAAGGCGGGTTTCACCAGTGGAGTATCAATTGGCACAATTCTAAGCCATGGAGCACTGATTCCCAACATGGGTGGAACGGGATCGCGTTTTATGCAGGCACTGGTCACTTTAGCCGGCTCCGCCGGTGGATTAGCCATGGTAGACGCTGACTACGCGCGTTATGCTAAATCCAGCCGTGACGTTGCTGTCATGGCATTTGCAGGGCTGTTCATTATGGACATCCTCGTCGTCGTGTGCGGCACGATTATCATGGTAGGCGGCGCAGGACCGGCCGCTAAATATATTGTTGCTCACCACATGGCTGCCCCGGGCCAGGCGAAAACGACTGTAAGCCAACTTGCTCAGAACAACACAGGCGCATTCTTTATTATACTGTCTGCGGTCGTTGGTTTTATTCTGATGTATGCTGCTCAGATTAAAGCGCAGGTGTTAAATACGTATTCTGGCTCATTAGCGTTGACAAACTTCTTTGATGTGCTGTTCAAATGGCGACCAGGGCGGTTTTTAATGGTGATTTTAGGTAACTTAATCGGTATGGGTATGGTGTTTGCCGGCATTCTTGGAACTATCAATGCTTGGTTAGGGATGCTTGGTATTTTAACGATGTCTTTCAGCGGCGTAATGATTTCCGATTACTATTGGGTTCGGAAGCGTGAGTTAGCACACCACAGCGAAGTCGAGTCGGTCAACCTTGCGGGGGTTGTCAGTGTAATCGGTGCGAGTGTAATCAGTTATTGGCTTCAACAGTCACACATTTTCCCACTTGGGTTTCTGGCATCCCTGATATTAACAATGGTATTGTACTATGGATTGAGGGTGGCTGTTTTAAAGCCTGGGATGGGCACTTCATTAGTGCAGGTAGACATGTCAGTTCGCGAAGAAGCTACTGAATGA
- a CDS encoding sugar phosphate isomerase/epimerase: MDLQRLGISAITTNRWTLEEDVLRYARHGIPHIGIWSHKCEDSLYGDVYKLVTQHGMRVSNLCFSGMFTGTSKTERQEAVANAKRFVDYTKELQAGCLLIVSGPIQSHSLRQALAYVKDGLCQVTEYAEKQGVDLGLEALHPLELTSFSVLNKLSAAIELVHDINSERLGFFLDTYNNGWDPDFLEEINYCKGKIKGVHLADWRNPARTLMDRVLPSHGVLPITDIMAVIEHTGYTGPYELEIFSEELWALDYDKLIEDFKKWFVQLEVGGCERGV, encoded by the coding sequence ATGGATCTCCAACGTCTGGGGATAAGTGCCATTACTACGAATCGCTGGACTCTGGAGGAAGATGTCTTGAGATACGCAAGACATGGAATTCCACACATAGGCATCTGGTCCCATAAATGTGAGGATAGTTTATACGGGGATGTTTATAAGTTAGTGACACAACACGGTATGCGTGTGTCGAATCTATGCTTCAGCGGGATGTTCACGGGAACGTCTAAGACAGAGCGCCAAGAGGCAGTAGCCAACGCAAAAAGATTTGTAGATTATACAAAAGAATTGCAGGCTGGTTGTCTGCTGATAGTCAGTGGTCCCATTCAATCTCATAGCTTACGGCAAGCCTTAGCCTATGTGAAGGACGGACTCTGTCAAGTAACCGAATACGCAGAGAAGCAAGGGGTTGATCTCGGCTTAGAAGCCCTTCATCCTTTGGAGTTAACGAGCTTTTCTGTTCTCAATAAATTATCTGCAGCCATTGAATTGGTTCACGATATTAACTCAGAGCGGCTTGGCTTCTTTCTAGATACATACAATAATGGTTGGGACCCTGATTTTCTAGAGGAAATCAACTATTGTAAAGGCAAAATTAAGGGTGTTCATCTAGCCGATTGGAGGAACCCAGCAAGAACCTTGATGGACCGTGTACTTCCGTCTCATGGTGTACTTCCCATTACAGATATTATGGCGGTGATTGAACACACTGGGTATACAGGTCCATACGAACTTGAGATTTTCTCCGAAGAATTGTGGGCGCTTGATTACGATAAGTTAATTGAAGATTTTAAAAAATGGTTTGTCCAGTTAGAAGTGGGGGGGTGTGAGAGGGGTGTTTGA
- a CDS encoding (2Fe-2S)-binding protein has protein sequence MRTPATSQTVKVCVNGTWYERLIDARTLLVRLIREDLNLTGTHIGCDTGNCGACTVLCDGQLIKSCMMLAVQANGADIRTVEGLAEESGPLSQLQQSFKEKHAVQCGYCTPGVLMNSYDMLQESLDLTDAEIRRGLKGNVCRCTGYMNIISAIQDAARKTKEEQTLVEKI, from the coding sequence GTGAGGACACCGGCTACGTCACAAACAGTAAAGGTATGTGTTAATGGTACGTGGTATGAACGTTTGATCGACGCACGGACCTTGCTTGTCAGGCTGATCCGTGAGGACTTGAACTTGACTGGCACTCACATAGGGTGTGATACCGGAAATTGCGGGGCATGTACGGTTCTATGTGATGGTCAATTAATTAAGTCATGTATGATGCTGGCTGTGCAGGCAAATGGAGCAGATATTCGTACTGTTGAAGGACTTGCAGAGGAGAGTGGGCCGCTGTCTCAATTGCAGCAGAGTTTCAAGGAGAAGCACGCAGTTCAATGCGGGTATTGTACGCCAGGAGTTTTGATGAACTCATATGACATGCTGCAAGAGTCGTTAGACTTAACGGATGCTGAAATTCGGCGAGGACTAAAAGGAAATGTCTGCAGATGCACGGGGTACATGAATATCATTTCTGCGATTCAGGATGCAGCTCGAAAAACAAAAGAAGAACAAACTCTTGTCGAAAAAATCTGA
- a CDS encoding xanthine dehydrogenase family protein subunit M, with amino-acid sequence MLLKEVEYVKPQSIEEAIAFLSESANGRCLAGGQSLVNVMKLRIASPNRLVDLNGLHELKGISKDGNYIRIGAMTAYRTIGESSLVQELVPEIAHVANHIGDRQVRNRGTIGGNCCFNDPTSNFPPLLSVLEAKFEVLGRNGAKRVVEASKFFVGPYQTDVQRGEILGAVLLPQCNDKSGAAFLSLRVGNDGPAILHAAAYIQLTESAISTCRIAIGCVYNAPYRLKNAEQAILKLGPDSQQIRQTLKTVSLGVEGISDSHGTSSYREKMATVYATRAVEAAIKRAKGERPA; translated from the coding sequence GTGCTGTTAAAGGAAGTAGAGTATGTTAAGCCCCAATCGATAGAAGAAGCTATCGCGTTTCTCTCGGAGAGTGCCAACGGGAGATGTTTAGCCGGTGGTCAGTCTTTGGTGAACGTGATGAAGCTCAGGATAGCCTCACCTAATCGGCTTGTGGACCTGAATGGCTTACATGAACTCAAGGGGATTTCCAAGGATGGCAACTATATTCGAATTGGTGCAATGACTGCGTATCGAACGATTGGGGAAAGTTCGCTGGTGCAGGAGTTGGTTCCAGAAATAGCTCATGTCGCAAACCACATTGGTGATCGGCAAGTGAGAAATAGAGGAACCATCGGCGGAAATTGCTGCTTTAACGACCCTACTTCAAACTTTCCTCCTCTCCTAAGTGTGTTAGAGGCTAAGTTTGAAGTCTTAGGCAGGAATGGAGCTAAACGAGTTGTGGAGGCTTCAAAATTCTTCGTGGGGCCCTACCAGACAGACGTTCAACGGGGAGAAATTTTAGGCGCAGTTCTTCTACCTCAGTGCAACGACAAATCCGGAGCTGCTTTTTTGTCACTGCGTGTTGGAAATGATGGTCCTGCCATTCTTCATGCCGCAGCTTATATCCAGCTTACCGAATCTGCAATTTCAACTTGCCGCATTGCTATAGGCTGTGTCTATAACGCTCCGTACAGGCTGAAGAATGCCGAGCAGGCCATTTTAAAATTGGGGCCGGATTCTCAACAAATCCGCCAAACGTTAAAAACAGTTTCGCTCGGAGTTGAAGGGATTTCTGATTCTCATGGGACTTCGTCCTACCGTGAAAAAATGGCAACGGTTTATGCAACTCGGGCTGTGGAAGCTGCCATAAAAAGAGCGAAAGGGGAGCGACCTGCGTGA
- a CDS encoding NAD(P)/FAD-dependent oxidoreductase: MFDTDIIVIGSGHNGLAAALILAKAGLKVTVLEQSNVPGGAAKTAELTLPGLKHDLYATNIGLFLGSQVYSEFGTELHQHGLEIAASDKPFASVFPDNDAVRVSTDSAHTRAEFARQSEGDAESWEELLNYFKDVSSYLLPILQLPMPSVALARHLYRTYRYLGRERALDLIQLILKSPRQFAEQWFTSEKIRSLFIPWGFHLDYGPDVAGGALFPFIEVPMDFMNGMALAKGGVGNLISAMVQLLESMGGQLVLNTEVKEIIIRQNKAVGVRTTNGNNIVAKRGVLANVTPSQLIKRLIPPEALPSQYVKKMQKFRYGPGTMMIHLAMDGPLQWNAGSDLQDYCYVHIGPYIADVARTYTECLNGTLPGSPMLVVGQQSMVDASRSANGKHTLWIQVRAVPSSVKNDAFQEIKPSTWSEMKEPFADRVLQKVTQYAPNLKDIVLDKRVLSPWDLQVDNPNLEGGDSVSGSHHLDQNYIFRPFPGWSKHVTPIRSLYLCGASTWPGGGLNAASGYLAAQQILKRR, encoded by the coding sequence GTGTTTGATACAGACATTATTGTCATAGGGTCTGGACATAATGGTCTGGCGGCAGCATTGATCCTTGCAAAAGCTGGGCTTAAGGTGACCGTCCTCGAGCAATCCAATGTTCCTGGGGGAGCCGCAAAAACTGCAGAACTAACGTTACCAGGGTTAAAGCACGATTTATATGCAACAAATATCGGGCTCTTCTTGGGCTCCCAAGTTTACAGTGAATTTGGTACAGAACTTCATCAACACGGGTTGGAAATTGCAGCTTCTGACAAACCGTTTGCGAGCGTATTTCCTGATAACGACGCGGTTCGAGTTTCGACCGATTCGGCACATACCCGAGCCGAATTTGCAAGACAGTCAGAAGGGGATGCAGAGTCCTGGGAGGAACTTTTAAATTACTTCAAGGATGTGTCCTCCTATTTACTTCCTATTTTACAGTTGCCGATGCCGTCTGTAGCTTTGGCAAGACACCTATATCGTACATACAGGTATCTCGGGCGTGAACGGGCACTGGACTTAATTCAACTCATTCTCAAATCACCTCGTCAATTCGCTGAACAGTGGTTTACTTCGGAAAAGATTCGTTCCCTATTTATTCCCTGGGGCTTCCATTTAGACTATGGACCGGATGTTGCAGGAGGAGCGCTCTTCCCATTTATTGAGGTTCCAATGGACTTTATGAATGGCATGGCGCTCGCAAAAGGTGGGGTAGGGAATCTTATCTCTGCAATGGTGCAACTTTTGGAATCAATGGGCGGACAACTCGTCCTAAACACAGAAGTAAAAGAGATTATCATTCGGCAAAATAAAGCTGTCGGTGTAAGGACAACCAACGGAAATAATATCGTGGCCAAACGTGGTGTGCTCGCCAATGTGACCCCAAGTCAATTGATTAAAAGACTGATTCCACCTGAGGCCTTGCCGTCTCAATATGTGAAAAAGATGCAGAAATTCAGATACGGTCCAGGAACAATGATGATCCATTTGGCAATGGACGGCCCCCTGCAATGGAACGCTGGTTCAGACCTGCAAGATTACTGTTACGTTCATATCGGCCCCTATATTGCCGACGTTGCTAGGACGTATACGGAGTGTCTAAATGGTACGCTGCCTGGAAGTCCAATGCTCGTTGTAGGACAGCAGTCTATGGTCGACGCCTCGAGAAGCGCGAACGGTAAGCATACCTTGTGGATACAAGTTCGTGCCGTACCTTCTTCTGTAAAAAATGATGCCTTTCAGGAGATTAAACCCAGCACATGGAGTGAAATGAAGGAACCGTTCGCCGACCGAGTGTTACAAAAGGTTACGCAGTATGCTCCCAACTTGAAAGACATTGTCCTTGATAAAAGAGTGTTGTCACCGTGGGATCTACAAGTGGATAACCCAAATTTGGAGGGAGGAGATAGCGTTTCTGGCAGTCATCATTTGGACCAGAACTATATTTTTCGCCCATTTCCGGGTTGGTCTAAGCATGTGACACCGATTCGCAGCCTTTATCTATGTGGCGCTTCCACGTGGCCGGGCGGTGGACTTAATGCCGCGTCGGGATACTTAGCTGCACAACAAATACTGAAGAGGAGGTGA
- a CDS encoding GntR family transcriptional regulator yields MSLESIWNENRGGRAPTLAHVAALELREEILSGKLDPGQPLPLVDTAERLGMSIMPVREAVRRLEFEGLVEQLPQKGARVSPLNIADLEDVYHTRISMESRAVYRAVPKLTQETYRSLSKILDDYREAYLSGDEDAGRTAHEKFHFGLYTLSGSVWMVRMIRLLWDTSERFRRLSIHHRGSIEDRMQEHMEILETCKRQEAERASDLMGEHLHRTMEIVKADMKQRLGSDNTT; encoded by the coding sequence ATGTCTTTGGAATCAATCTGGAATGAAAATCGAGGGGGCAGGGCTCCCACCTTGGCTCACGTAGCAGCCCTTGAACTCCGTGAGGAAATCTTGAGCGGGAAATTGGACCCTGGCCAACCGCTGCCACTAGTGGACACAGCTGAACGGCTTGGCATGAGTATCATGCCTGTCCGAGAAGCCGTGCGGCGGTTGGAATTTGAAGGACTTGTCGAGCAATTGCCGCAAAAAGGTGCGAGAGTCAGTCCTCTGAATATTGCCGATTTGGAAGACGTATACCATACTCGCATCTCTATGGAAAGCCGAGCCGTTTATAGAGCGGTTCCGAAGCTGACTCAAGAAACGTATCGGTCCTTGTCGAAGATATTGGACGATTACCGAGAAGCTTATCTTTCGGGTGACGAGGACGCAGGGCGGACTGCTCATGAAAAATTCCATTTTGGTCTGTACACGTTGTCAGGCTCCGTCTGGATGGTTAGAATGATCCGTTTACTCTGGGATACCTCCGAAAGGTTTCGCAGACTTTCTATCCATCATCGCGGGAGCATTGAAGACCGAATGCAGGAGCATATGGAAATTTTGGAGACTTGTAAGCGACAGGAAGCTGAAAGAGCATCAGACCTGATGGGAGAGCATCTACACCGAACGATGGAGATAGTCAAGGCGGATATGAAACAGAGACTAGGTTCTGACAATACCACTTGA